AGAGATTAATATGTTTAAGAGTAACAGATAAAGTGACCAGAATAATAGCTAAACTATTTTTTTCATGACACTTCAGGAAATGAGCCAAGTTTTGAAATGGTTTACTTTGGGAATTGATCGGTGTCCTTGTTAAGCTTGGGTGAGGTCAGGTCTCTTGGCATATAGTGACCCCAtctgttgcacatagacaggcTAGATTTATGGGAACATTCAAGGCAGACATAGCCTTGTCTCCAATTTCAGCCGTCACGTTTGTCTCCTTTTGACAACTCGGTGAGTCAGTGAATCACATTAAACACTTCAACAAGAAAAGAAGAACTAAAACCGTCTTGGAAATAGTTAGCGGCAGCAGTTGTAACAAAATGGCCTCCGCCCAAATTGTGGCCTTAAGGAGGGCAGTTGCTGTAGTAACTTGCGACTGCCTTCTCTCCCTCTGAGGCAGGGATGAAGGAATATTTTGGCACCCGTTCAAGTCTTGGGCAAAAGCCCGTGTCAACATCTCTAGTTGCAAACGTAACGAGCTAACACAAGCAAACCTGACCTGGAAATGAGAACACCTTTTTAACATGACTTTTTACATGGCTTCATACCTCTtttaccagacacagagacttgCCCCGGCAGAGGCGCCTGGACTGGGTTCACAGCTGTTTGCACTGGTGTGTCACTGATGTCTCCCCTCTCTATTAAACAATTACTGATAAAGAACCTGGCACCTTGGCGACTGACTGATAACCTCGAGGGGAATGAGTGCTATGTTCATTATTTGACCAAGGGGGAGTGCCAAAGCTACCAAGTCAAACTGTTGTATGAGTCAATGTCATGAAATAATAATATATTCCATTtaacagacacttttatccaaagcgacttacagtcatgcgtgcatacattttccgTGTGTGTGGCCCCGGGAAGCGAACCCACAATTTTGGCGGTGCGTGCTCTACCAATTGAGCCATACAGGATGAGAGGCAATGGTCAGTCAGACTCAACCGGCTGAAGAGAGAGTGCTCCTCATAGTTCATTTCATTGAATTCATTTATACTTCTATTATTCTGTTTTATTTCAGAGTGATGTCATCATATTCAGTATCAATAAGCTGCCAGGTGTTAAGTCCTTTGTCTGTGTCCCTGAACCCTATAACTCCTTAACCCTGTCCCTTAAAAGCCCATACCCCTAAACCATTAACCCCCAGCGGTGTCGGAAGTCAATTCCTGGAGGGCCGAGTGTCGGTTGGTTTTCGCTTCTCTCCTGTTCTTCATTGATCagttaaggtcactaattagtaaggaactccctgGTTGTCTTGGTCTTAATTGAACACATTttgcatttacatttgagtcatttagcagacactcttatccagagcgacttacaggagcaattagggttaagtgccttgctcaagggcacattgacagactTTTCACCTCGTCGATTTTGAACCAGCGACATTTCGGTTAGTGTCATAACGCTCTTAACCATGAGGCAGCCTGCTACCACACATGGAAAGGAAATAACAAAAACAGCTAACATTCAGCCCTCCAGGagttgagtttgacacccctaaTGTTGTGGCTGTGCTCTCTGCAGGCACATTTGCGGTGATCAGCCTGATGATTGGAGGAGTGGTGGTGAGGGAGGCCCCTGACTCCATGTTCACCATCCAGGCCCTGAATGGTACCGCCACCAACACCACCGTCTTCATCGACACAGAGGCCCGCGATGCCAGGAGGGTCCACGTAGCCGTAGTCCTCACCACCCTGGTGGGAGTCATACAGGTGGGTTACACTCCCCTCTTCCACCTTCAGAAAAATGTCCCCTCAAATAACCCAGCATCCTCTCTGCTGGACAGTAAGTGCATGAGACCACGGATTATTCCATGTTGCCACTAGCTTTCCCACCACTAGTCAGTCTCTCAATAAGAGGTCAAAGTTTTCATGCTGAAGATAAGGATCATCCCAtaaccttgggggtttgtggtttCAACAGGTTGCTCAGCGCCCACTGTTTACTCAACCATAGTGGGATCCACAGGACCGCAACTTAGTTGACCTAATGTCAACCTACTTTATCTATGTTGACATTTATTATGCAAGTAAATCGTCATCATCTACTCTCCCCttgtttgtctttctctctgtttgtctccttcTTTCCATTCCCcccagctggtcctggggttgTTGCGGTTTGGCTTTGTGGCCATCTACCTCACGGAGCCCCTGGTACGCGGATTCACCACGGCCGCGGCAGTCCACGTCTTCATCTCTCAGCTTAAATACCTGCTGGGCATCCAGACCCCGCGCTTCAGTGGGCCCCTGTCCGCTCTTCACGTGAGTCACTGACGGGGCCTCTCAGAGGCCTCTACCGCTGGATGGGGTCCCCTGCATGAGGAATGGAGTGGTTAAATTTTAAACGGCAGCAGACAGGAAAGTCATCCACATTATAGGAGTCCGTGGATGTACTCTGCTGTAATACATGGGCATTAGGCCTAGTTTACAAGCCTGCATGGTTTAGTTATAAATCGACAAATGATTAATTCCTGATAAATATAGATTGTGAGTTTTATGCAATGCTCTCGGGGACACACTCCCAGGTCTctcacaccccctctctcctcccagagTGTTACGGCCGTGTTCAGTGACATCACCAGCACCAACGTGACCACGTTGATTGTGGGCGTGGTCTGCATGGTAGTCCTCTACTGCGTGAAGGACCTCAACGAGCGCTTCAAGAAGAAGCTGCCTGTGCCCATCCCTGGAGAGATCATTGTGGTCATGGTCTCAACGGGGATCTCCTATGGTCTCAGTCTGTCAGAGAACTACCAAGTGGACGTGGTCGGGACAATTCCATCCGGGTAAGAAAAGGGCTTTTCACACTACTGGGCCGAtccaaaccaagctgtactgaaCTGGCCTTCGGCCCAGCCAAATCAAACGGGTTACTGTATGCATCCTACATGGTTACTAGAACCTGAAAAGCACAATACGATAACCCAATATCCAAGCCAGTACGGTTCAGGTCAGCTCTATAGTGGGAAAAGGTATCGGTGGCATATTATGGTCCAAAAAGTGTTTAGTGAGTCAAAATGCACAAGTAACAACATCAGAAGACTTGTACTGTACAAACAGTTGTTACTATTCAATCAACTTTTCAGACAATATTTGTTATTTGTTTCCAGGCTGCTTCCACCTGCAATCCCAGACTTCTCTCTGTTGCCCAACTTGGTAACGGATTCTATCGCCATAGCGGTGGTGGGCTTCTCCATGGGAATCTCTTTGGCCAAGATCTTTGCTCTGAAACACGGCTACAGTGTGGATGGTAACCAGGTCAGTTTCTCCACAGTACTGTAGCCATTATAGCCTTGGAGAGTGGAGATGTCAAAGAACGTCATAGCATTTCTCCCACTaatggttaggattgggggagggaagctgatcctagatctgtatctaTGGGATACTTTACCCCAGAGTCTAACCCGTTGGCTCTGTGTTGCCCTGTAggggctgatcctagatctgtacctgtGGGATACTTTACCCCAGAGCCTAACCCGTTGGCTCTGTGTTGCCCTGTAGGAGCTGATTGCCCTGGGCCTGTGTAACTTTGTCAGCTCCTTCTTCCACACCTTCGCCATCACCTGTTCCATGTCCCGCAGTCTGGTGCAGGAGAGCACTGGAGGCAATACGCAGGTAACACAcatgctcagacacacacatacatagatgcatagtcactttaataactctacctacatgtacatattacctcgactaaccggtgcctccgcacattgactctgtaccgttacccctgtatatagcctcgctattgttattttactgctgctctttaattgttacttttaagggcttgtaagtaagcatttttctgtaaggtctacacctgttgtattcggcgcatgtgacaaataaaatttgatttgatacagtgacacacacacacccatcctgTTTGCTGGGCCCACACTGAGTGTATGGCCATTAACATGACACAGTTGTCCTTTCATTACATGTGTCACCTCATAACGGGAGCTAAATTGGCGCCATAAAGATTAGATCAACAGACGCTTCTGTGCAGACTCAAGGAAGGCTAAATGATAGGTGTGTTAACTTACCTTATCTCTGTGTGTCTTTGCAGATTGCGGGTCTGTTGTCGTCTATGGTGGTGTTGCTGGTGGTGGTGGCCATTGGTTTTGTCTTCCAGCCTCTGCCACAGGTGGGTGTAACTGTTACCGACCAACTCCACCTACAGCGGGTGTTCTATGAGACGGCTAAGGAAGAATGAGGACGGGAAACAGCCCTGTCAGAGGCACTATCTTTATTTAATATATCCCTTGCAAAATGTCAACCAATTAAAAAGTCGCATTGATGTTGGAATTTGAATCGCtattacagtagcctatataataAATATTTGCATTGAAATGTCCAATCCTATTCTTTTGAATGGTAATTCACCCCAACTCAACCCTGATCCCTCCCCCCTGTCCTTTCAGACCGCGCTGGCTGCCATCATCATGGTTAACCTGCTGGGGATGTTTAAACAATTCAGGGACATCCCTGCCCTGTGGAGGACCAGCAAGATCGAGTTGGTGAGTCTGGACCGCAACACAACTCCTTCTGATTACATCTGACCCAGGGTCATTTCAGGAAGTACACTGTAATTTCAATTATCTTAAATGCTTTTCAATGTAGAAAacttggaatttggtttactttctgaattgactaaaatgtaaacaatTTAAATGATCTGACCGCACCATGACCACATCACACCAGAAAACCCAATCGGACAGATTCCTTCAGTACATGTCATGCTATGGTAGCcttgtcccagatcagtttgctatggtagccttgtcccagatcagtttgctatggtagccttgtcccagatcagtttgctatggtagccttgtcccagatcagtttgctaTGGTAGCCTTGTCCCAGATTAGTTTGCTATGGTAGCCTTGTCCCAGATTAGTTTGCTATGGTAGCcttgtcccagatcagtttgctaTGGAAGCcttgtcccagatcagtttgctaTGGAAGCcttgtcccagatcagtttgcCATGGAAGCcttgtcccagatcagtttgctatggtagccttgtcccagatcagtttgctatggtagcctggtcccagatcagtttgctatggaagcctggtcccagatcagtgtgCTATGGTAGCCTTGTCACAGATCAGTGTGCTATGGTAGCcttgtcccagatcagtttgctatggaagcctggtcccagatcagtttgctaTGGTAGCtttgtcccagatcagtttgctaTGGTAGCtttgtcccagatcagtttgctaTGGTAGCtttgtcccagatcagtttgctaTGGTAGCCTTGTCCCAGATCAGTGCTATggaagcctggtcccagatcagtgtgCTATGGTAGCcttgtcccagatcagtttgcGCTGTCTTACCGTATGATCATATGGTCATTGCATGACAGTGACTGTAGGAGTTGGATACACAGCACAAAGAGATCTGGGACGAGGCCTATACTATGGATCTGTAACCATTGTTGCTTTGGTCTGTATGTCTTCCAGGCTATCTGGCTGGTAGCCTTTGTGGCCTCTGTGCTGTTGGGCCTTGATCTTGGACTTCTGGTGGCCTTAGGATTTGCCATCCTGAGTGTCATCTACAGAACACAGAGGTACTAAACCATCCTACTACTTTTGAAATATATTCAAGTTTAGTATTTAATATTCCCTTCACGATCACTGGTAACCACTTCATATCACCAGCTTCATTTGGAAAAAAGGTAGATTTTTTTCAGTTTTAATCTGTCCAATGGAAATGTATGAAATAACTGTGCTAAAACGTTTCAATATCTCTCGCCCCCTTCTTTTCCACAGCCCAAAGAGTGTGATCCTGGGACAGGTCCTGGACACAGGCCTGTACTGTGACGTGGATGAATATGAAAAAGTAATATTGTAACTCTCTGTATGGTCTTACAGTTGCAGGCACTAAAAAGCTAGGTTTCATTAAAGTATTGAACAATTGCCTAGCGGTAGTTTGTCACAAAAAAATTGTAATGGTGGACAAGGTTTTTATAAATGAACTTTTTAGTGGCCGTAACTGGCCTGTAACTACCCTTGGATAGACTGAGAAAGTACATGGTGTTGGATGAGGAGTGAGACCTGTGATTCTGCCTCTCTGTTCCAGGCAGCTGAATGCACAGGGATTAAGATTTTCCACTCAAACTCTTCAATCTACTTTGCAAACAGTGACCTTTATTTGAACGCCCTCAAAGAGAAGGTAATCTCAGCTgccgtgtgtgtttctgtgtgtggaataTGCAGAGTTGCATAAGTTTTCATTTTTGTCCGACTATGTTACGGGTAAAGCACTTTAGGCCTAGCAAACTAGTCCATCTCTCTTGTAGACTGTAGCTACACTACAGTTCAGTGAGGGATCCTTGCATTGGGAAAAAACAGCTTGGCCCATCCTGTCTCGTCATATTTAAACATGTGTACAGACAGGAGTGGACCCCGTACATCTCCAGGCTATACGGAAAGCCCGAAAAAGAGAACTCAAGAAGGAGAGCGCAGAGAGGGAGAGCCAGAACCACAAGTCACCACAAAAAATGAGAGCTGTCGTCAAACTGGTGAGCCCATTCAATATGGGATTTTTCTACTCTGTTCACAATATCACTATTTGGTTTACTTCCCCTGCTTCTTGTTGAAACACGCCACATATTGACACTGTAACCAGAACACCAGACAGACGGGCAGAATTGAAGGCCTTCCCGTAGTCATTTTCTAAGAGGCTTTTGCTGTTAGTCTTGTTGTGGTTGGTTTGAAGCCAAAAGAGGTGTGATTGCCTGGTACAATTTTGGTCTCCTTCATTCTACTGTGTGATTGGCTAACACTTGGTCTCGTTCATTCTACTGTGTGATTGGCAGACACGATATTGGTTTCCTTCATTCTCCTATATGATTAGCTGATACAATTTCCGTCGTTTTGTGATTGGGACAGGATGTGGAGCTGGGCGTAACTCACGAAGTGGTGGCAGGGGGCGGCTCCCAGAACCACTTGGAGGTGCAGGGGAACGGGCAGGTGGCCGAGACCCACACAGAGTCAGACTCTGAGGAGACCCGGTTCCTAGAGCCCCTCTGTCCTGTCCACACCCTCATTCTGGACTGGACCCCCGTCAACTTCATTGATTCTGTGGGAGCCAAAGCAATCAAGTTGGTAAGGGACCTTATCTCGACTCGCAGAGCACTGGGGTCTGTTCAGAAGTGTAACATTACAGAACAGACATGTTGTAGAACAGATATGCCTTTGTCATGCAGAATTGGGCGTAATGTCAGCTTTGTTCATGACATTTCTATCGTAATGTTGGGCCCTTCTGAACAGGACTCTGGTGTTACTGCTGATCGACTCTTAAGTTTCCAACTTCCTCATTTCGTGGTGTTCTCATGagtttttctctctgcaggtgatCAAGGAGTATGCAgctgtggatgtgtgtgtcttcATCGCCGGCTGCAGCAGTGAGTTATAACGTACTGGTCTAGATTACTATTAAAAAACCTGAGGGTAACTGAACTAGAGGTTGTTTAAGACACTAGCCTGAGCAACGATAACACTAGTCAGTCAGATATAGGCCTACCTACCAGCTGTGTGTTGTTTCCTAACAGGAACTCTGCTGGCTGAACTCCGCACCCTGCAGTTCTTCACCGGGGTCGCGACCCCAGAAATGGTCTTCCCCACCGTCCATGATGCTGTATTGCACTGTCGGCGCCGGACTGCCCCGCCCACCATCCCAGCCATCCAATGACATTGTCCGACGGGGGACATCAAGGGGGAGGGGACACAGGGCCACATGCACCTAAGGCTGCTCTAAAGCCgtgttcacattggcagtttgaagtgactcaaatcctttattatatatagatatataaacAATTCAAATCTgttcctgcagtctgaacagcaaATGGATTAGGATATTTCTagccacatttcaaaccaccttcgTAGGTGGAAgtcagatacaaatctgattcctggccatcTGACGTGTTTGAACAGTgaaatctgatttatttgccctcaaggtgtttttagactgttatttggCATCTCTTGatgcttgctagctactctgacAAGAACGTGGTAGttaactagcttgttaattgtttaaaattattttgattTTGAACATGCAAAGCAACTGGGAAACGTCCATGGCAGGAGTCGTCACCTTAGCctgctacataacttctgagtgcTAGGAAGCATAaacaccaccaatcagcctacaccactgcacacacacccggtgttactatgacaactagcgtagccatgtcagcaaatgactgctgtctgaacacaaaCTAATCTGATTTGGTAACTTGTAACTTGATGTTTGGAGAGTCAGCATCCCAAAATGGATGAAAAAAAcctgatttgagcattaaggcctgcagtgtgaacaaggcttaggTGACCCAGGGGAGTTGGGACTGGAGACAGTCTGAACGCCCATCTCCAAGTGCAACTTTTTGTTTTAAGCTGAGATATATATTTAATAAAGATGGGTTTGGTTTTATTGCTAACATTCCTATGGGCTGCAGCGTGCAGTACTCTTGGCGTTTTATGCTAAGAGCAAGCCATTTATGAATTTACTTTGTCTTTGAAATGGTTTCAAGCACTTGTGTTCGTCACAGCATTGTCCCAAAGTAGAAGAGAAATAGCAACACTCAGGTTTTTAGGTCACATTTTGTTGAGTGCCGAGGGTCTTTTCAGAGCACCCCCTTTAGTGGTTACATTTGAGATCCAGGAGAGCAACACTGAATAGGCCCACCACTGTAGCTCTGGCATGTTGAATAGATGTTACTTTTACTGTGATGTTTTCCTCAACGATTGGCCTCTTGTTACCCCTTTCCTGCTGAATATCTAAGAAATGCATCATTCCAGTTCCAGTCATTGTACAATCGGTGTGCAAATCTACAACAAACTAATCAGGGACGCTGTCAGGATGGCCACTTCAGATAATAATCTGCTGTTTTGTCAAGTGTCTTTAAATCAGTGATATGCAGTTGAATTTACTATATGAATAACCAGTCACCACAGCAGCTGAACACTGCGTTTGGTCCGATTTAAGTCACTCATCTAGTGCTGTATGTTGTGTTGGTTCAAAGCTATGAATTTGTACATTTGGAAAGTTATCAATATTTTTGTGATAATAATATACCGTtcaaatgtactgtacatatcttACAGCTTAAGACTTTTACATCAATAAACAATGCAGTTTTATAGTACAGGTCAATGTGTGATTGAATGAAAACTTTAAAACGTCCAAACTGGAATAAACTTTAATTGTGTAGGTAATGTTGAATGACAGAAAATGAGCATCGACTCTCCTCCCCAGCCTCTTGGGAAACAACCCCAGATGCAGGCGGTGCTGTTTAGTTGTAGGTCATGTATCTCGGGGTGGCGCTGAACTTGGCGTAGGACTTGATGACCTTGTTGACCGCCTCCAGGAAGTCCTTCTCAGTGGCGATCTTCCGGCGGGCGCGGATGGCGAACATACCCGCCTCCGTGCACACGCTACGAATCTCCGCACCTGATAGGACAAAACAAACGGTGTGACTGACTACCTTGCATCCCAAATATGGCTTGACAGGGTGTGGGCTACATGGTTGGAGCCCGTCATTGGGCTGCAGGAGAGTGCAGGGTAGAGAATTCCAACGCAACCTTTTTACATGTCAATTACTAAAAATAGTGTTGCATCACCGGAACAACGCGGTGTCGGGTCATCTTACCTGTGCTGTTGGGACAGAGACGAGCCAGCAGCTCGAAGCGGATGTCTCTCTCCACGCTCATGGAGCGGGCATGGATCTTGAAGATGTGAGTACGACCCTGAAACAACACCTCATTCtttaccacactgccaggtcactacATTCATATTGAGGAGTACATCTCAACCCAATCACATCTTCACTATTCATCCAGTAGGAGTAATTGTTGGCAGCTAACTTCATTCACTACTCATTCATCTTCATGCATTTTTTATTACCACCTTTGTAATGATGTAATCTGTTCCTCTGCATATTCACCAAGTCAGGGAGGAGTCAGTGgctacgttccaaatggcactctgttccctaatatagtgcactacttttgaccagccaaatggcaccctgttccctaatatagtgcactacttttgaccagccaaatggcacattattccctaatgtagtgcactacttttgaccagccaAATGACACTATTCCctaatatagtgtactactttagaccaggatccaaagggaatagggtgccattagggactgGAGTCCGAGAGGTCAGAGTTACTCCCGTTCTAATCAGACATTGTATTCACCTCCAGGTCTGGCAAGCTGAACTCAATCTTCCTGTCCAGTCGCCCGGGCCTCATGAGGGCCGGGTCCAGGGTGTCGGGCCGGTTGGTGGCCATCAGGACCTTGATGTTCCCCCTGGGGTCGAAGCCATCCAGCTGGTTGATGAGCTCCAGCATGGTCCTCTGGACCTCATTGTCCCCACCGGCTCCGTCGTCAAAACGGGCCCCTACAAGACAAGACAACCCACATGTAAGTCGAGGCACAATAACAGACAGGGCTACTATTTCTGGTGACAAGATGAGCATCCTGTGCACGTCAAGCTGCCTCCTGCTCTATGGGTTGTTCTGGCTCGGACAAGGCTACTTACTACCACTTCTTGTGAAATGCATAAATGTGTTCTTTTACAGAGCTGTCTGGCATTTAAATCAgtacaagtttttttttttaagtgctgACCTCCAATAGCGTCAATTTCGTCGAAGAAGATGAGGCATGCCTTCTTGGTTCTGGCCATCTCGAAAAGCTCCCGCACCATTCTGGCACCCTGAGGAAGAGAAACAAAGCACAGAGAACAAGGTAAGCTCACACTGATTCAGGACCACATTCTTGAGTTAATTCTCCATCATCCTGAGTTCTCAAATCAATTCAATACATCCTGAGTTCTCAAATCAATTCAATACAACTTGATTGCGACTCGCTCAGGGTTGAAGTTTCCCCTatatacagatctaggatcagcttcccatCCTCCGATCCTAACATTAACCATTACTGGAGGAAATTCTAAACTGACCCAAAATCAGTGTCTGGGGGCAACTTCACCATTTATCATTGACTCACCTCTCCCACGTATTTCTGGACCAGCTCTGAGCCGATGACCCTGATGAAGCAGGCATCGGTGCGGTTGGCCACGGCTCTGGCACACAGGGTTTTACCTGTACCGGGTGGGCCGAACAGCAGAACCCCCTTCGGGGGCTCAATACCCAGGTTGACAAACCTCTCGGGCTGAAAGCAGAACGGACAACGAGAGGAGACATCAGCAGAGGTACAAAGGATCCAATATGTTTTAAGTGTACAAGATGTCTAATAACCCTGCCACAAATGCAGGAAATCTGAGGGCACTCACCCATGTTTTTATTGCCTTACTTATTGATACTTTCtcattttaaatgtcatgaatgtATAGTTTATACGCATTTTGTGATATTTGGTAGAGTAATTATAAATGACAAATCGAGACTATAGGAACACTTACATGGAGCAGTGGGGTCTCCACCACCTCCCTGAGCTTCTCAATCTGCTCTTTACATCCACCCACATCACTGTAGGTCACATCAGGCTTCTCCTCCACCTAGTAGACAGGAACAGATGTTGCTGTTAGTTCAGGTAGCTACAATACGTTGACAAGTATCCTTCAGGCCATGGTCGTAAACATTAGGCACAAAGCAGAAAACTGACAAACGGGGAGGCACTACTtgaggtgtattcactaggaacaaAACTGAACCAAagggggagggacctacctgaatttgtccaatagaaactctgtTGCAAAGAATTTTCCGTTTGCAGTAAACAGTTTCAGTAGAAAAAATGTTTTgggctaatgattacaccccagaaCTTGAACAAgaagaaacatttatttttttctgTTGCAAAAAGTTTTGTTACTGTTTGCCCTAATGAATAAAACCCCTTCCTCAAAACAGATGTTGGCCTTCTTTGCGCTGACCGGGTGATAGCCAACCTAAGGATGAGCTTCCACCATATTGTTTTCAGCTGTCAAGTACTTTTCCAATCGGTGCAGATAAAGGTGAGGAAACAGATCTTGAATTGAGATCAAGCGGTTGTGTCACGTCTTACCTGCATCATAGTGACTGTGGGGTCAATCTTGGGAGGCAGAGGAATGTGGATCTGGTACTTGTTTCTGTCCACACTAAAAGATAAACACAGGAGACTTAAGTATCTAACAATAATACTGTACCAATGCAATATTGAACATTGGCACACGTGATTCTTATTGGAGCAAGATATCACCCTTCAGCCTTACCCGACTCTCATACCCTCCTCTATGTCAGTGGGGGCCACCTGGTCACTCAGGTCCACCACAAACTTGGCAAACTGCTTCACATTGATGATGTACTTTGGGTCTTCAGAGTCCGCGTTGATGATCTTTGTGCATCTGCCACAACAAAATACAACAAGCATGTGGGTGTTTAGCTCAAACTAGAAAACAAAACCTAAAACAATTTCCATTGTTTTTAAAGACAGTTAAATCTATTAAATGATGCTGGTGAGATACAGTAAATTGAGAAGTGTGCCATACCTTGCCACCTGCAGAGGCTGCTCGCTCTGCAGAGTCTGTTTGTCTGCAGCCAGATCCCATAGAGCAGGGGGAGCCAGGCCAGTGTCCGATTCCTTAATGCCTGCATGGTTAGATAGCTGAGGTTAGTGCACGTACGCTATCTGTCAGACTTGAAAGCAACAAATAACAGATGTTCTGCTATCACTAAGGAAAAGCAAGCCACATTCTAAATAGTTTCACGCATCATGGGAGAGTAGAATACTGAAGGTAATCCCTattcaatatacactacatgtttAATGAGTGATAATGCACATGGATGTTACGTATAACCACATTGCAGCCTACCGGTTAGTTCATTGATC
This DNA window, taken from Salvelinus namaycush isolate Seneca chromosome 38, SaNama_1.0, whole genome shotgun sequence, encodes the following:
- the LOC120032153 gene encoding prestin-like, whose amino-acid sequence is MEHVTPCEDVPPPLMYRVERPVFNEAYLHTQLLHPRERIPKTIRQRLAQQLHCSSEKAKAIALSFLPILTWLPSYPVKEYLFGDLVSGLSTGVMQLPQGLAYAMLAAVPPVYGLYSSFYPVLLYTFFGTSRHISIGTFAVISLMIGGVVVREAPDSMFTIQALNGTATNTTVFIDTEARDARRVHVAVVLTTLVGVIQLVLGLLRFGFVAIYLTEPLVRGFTTAAAVHVFISQLKYLLGIQTPRFSGPLSALHSVTAVFSDITSTNVTTLIVGVVCMVVLYCVKDLNERFKKKLPVPIPGEIIVVMVSTGISYGLSLSENYQVDVVGTIPSGLLPPAIPDFSLLPNLVTDSIAIAVVGFSMGISLAKIFALKHGYSVDGNQELIALGLCNFVSSFFHTFAITCSMSRSLVQESTGGNTQIAGLLSSMVVLLVVVAIGFVFQPLPQTALAAIIMVNLLGMFKQFRDIPALWRTSKIELAIWLVAFVASVLLGLDLGLLVALGFAILSVIYRTQSPKSVILGQVLDTGLYCDVDEYEKAAECTGIKIFHSNSSIYFANSDLYLNALKEKTGVDPVHLQAIRKARKRELKKESAERESQNHKSPQKMRAVVKLDVELGVTHEVVAGGGSQNHLEVQGNGQVAETHTESDSEETRFLEPLCPVHTLILDWTPVNFIDSVGAKAIKLVIKEYAAVDVCVFIAGCSRTLLAELRTLQFFTGVATPEMVFPTVHDAVLHCRRRTAPPTIPAIQ
- the LOC120032154 gene encoding 26S proteasome regulatory subunit 7, with protein sequence MPDYLGGDQRKIKDVKEEEDKPIRSLDEGDIALLKTYGQSTYSRQIKQVEDDIQNLLKKINELTGIKESDTGLAPPALWDLAADKQTLQSEQPLQVARCTKIINADSEDPKYIINVKQFAKFVVDLSDQVAPTDIEEGMRVGVDRNKYQIHIPLPPKIDPTVTMMQVEEKPDVTYSDVGGCKEQIEKLREVVETPLLHPERFVNLGIEPPKGVLLFGPPGTGKTLCARAVANRTDACFIRVIGSELVQKYVGEGARMVRELFEMARTKKACLIFFDEIDAIGGARFDDGAGGDNEVQRTMLELINQLDGFDPRGNIKVLMATNRPDTLDPALMRPGRLDRKIEFSLPDLEGRTHIFKIHARSMSVERDIRFELLARLCPNSTGAEIRSVCTEAGMFAIRARRKIATEKDFLEAVNKVIKSYAKFSATPRYMTYN